A single genomic interval of Zingiber officinale cultivar Zhangliang chromosome 4A, Zo_v1.1, whole genome shotgun sequence harbors:
- the LOC121973595 gene encoding U-box domain-containing protein 4-like: MLSLADCASVVDRSLGRSARTVSPSASRRSSTVSGEMTDSVIDLQLNELAKAPSLRFSSSPTFGESAAELLDLSRDFSCHGSFDCDVSGELRRLALIPPDEVGPSAVDSLTGDVEALMLEIGDMEEESIESVEPAVKACLEGLVSTSTDTKRAAAAAIRLLAKHRSDFRLLIGASGAIPLLVPLLKNTDPETQETAVTALLNLSLEVENQGPIMAAGAVKPLVYVLRTGTAVAKQNAACALLSLSMEEENRVPIGASGSIPPLVALLVGGTSRGKKDSLTTLYKLCSSRRNKERAVRAGAVSPLLVLAGDHGGGMAEKALVVLGSLATIPEGMKAIVDTGGMPVLVEAMQEGPTRGREFAVQALLQLCADSTANRGLLAREGVIPPLVALSQAGSSRGKQKAEKLLGYLREQRP, encoded by the exons ATGCTGTCGCTCGCCGACTGCGCTTCCGTGGTAGATCGCTCGCTCGGTCGGTCTGCGCGGACGGTGTCGCCCTCGGCCTCGCGGCGCTCCTCCACCGTGTCCGGTGAGATGACCGACTCGGTCATCGACTTGCAGCTGAATGAGCTCGCCAAAGCGCCCTCCTTGCGGTTTTCCTCTTCGCCGACCTTCGGCGAGTCAGCCGCCGAGCTGCTCGACCTCTCGCGGGATTTCTCCTGCCATGGTAGTTTTGACTGTGACGTCTCCGGTGAGCTCCGGCGTTTGGCGTTGATCCCTCCCGACGAGGTGGGGCCGAGCGCAGTGGATTCCCTGACCGGCGACGTCGAGGCGCTCATGCTAGAGATAGGCGACATGGAGGAAGAGTCCATCGAGAGCGTGGAGCCGGCGGTTAAGGCATGCTTGGAGGGACTGGTCTCGACGTCGACGGATACGAAGCGTGCGGCGGCAGCAGCTATACGACTTCTAGCGAAGCACCGGTCCGATTTTCGACTGCTAATTGGGGCGTCGGGGGCGATACCGCTGCTGGTGCCGCTTCTGAAGAACACGGACCCGGAGACGCAGGAGACGGCGGTCACAGCGCTTCTGAACCTATCTCTGGAGGTGGAGAACCAGGGCCCCATTATGGCTGCGGGCGCCGTCAAGCCGCTGGTCTACGTTTTGCGCACGGGGACGGCAGTGGCGAAACAGAACGCGGCGTGCGCGCTGCTCAGCCTATCGATGGAGGAGGAGAACCGCGTCCCGATCGGGGCCTCAGGCTCTATTCCGCCGCTCGTGGCGCTCCTCGTCGGCGGGACGAGCCGGGGAAAAAAAGACTCTCTAACGACGCTGTACAAGCTGTGTTCGTCTAGGCGTAACAAGGAGCGGGCGGTCAGGGCGGGGGCGGTGTCACCGCTGCTGGTGCTGGCGGGGGATCACGGCGGGGGCATGGCGGAGAAAGCGCTGGTGGTGCTGGGGAGCCTGGCGACGATACCGGAAGGAATGAAGGCGATCGTGGACACCGGAGGAATGCCGGTGCTGGTGGAGGCCATGCAGGAAGGGCCGACCCGCGGGCGGGAGTTCGCCGTGCAAGCTCTGCTCCAGCTCTGCGCCGACAGCACCGCCAACCGGGGTCTCCTTGCTCGAGAGGGCGTCATTCCGCCGCTGGTGGCGCTCTCGCAGGCCGGCTCTTCCCGTGGCAAGCAAAAG gcggagaagctccTTGGATACTTACGGGAACAGCGACCGTGA